Proteins from one Hyperolius riggenbachi isolate aHypRig1 chromosome 4, aHypRig1.pri, whole genome shotgun sequence genomic window:
- the LOC137504602 gene encoding olfactory receptor 2B6-like, whose protein sequence is MSWNNDTYIKEFILLGLTSIPNVQHILFIIFLIMYLAILFANALIILATVMDSRLHTPMYFFLINLSFVDICYSSSSIPRMLRDLLSAKKTISFEECVAQMYIFLSLGGTECLLLAIMAYDRYIAICYPLHYTSIISKTTCIKIAAAAWVCPFLLSNFHVTLTWSVDLCGHNRVNHFMCEVPEVLSLACGNVTVVESVVFAVGVLFLIVPVSFITITYINIIRAILKISTFSGRKKAFSTCGSHIIVVTLFYGSSMAAYLKPQSESSPDANKHFALFYSIVTPLLNPLVYTLRNNEVKSALKVSWHKLWKIVHTSIHHPHKP, encoded by the coding sequence ATGTCTTGGAACAATGACACATACATTAAAGAATTTATCTTGCTGGGACTTACCAGCATCCCTAATGTACAACATATACTTTTTATAATATTTTTGATCATGTACTTggccattttatttgcaaatgcTCTTATTATCCTGGCTACAGTCATGGACAGCAGGCTTCACACtccaatgtatttttttctcataAATCTATCCTTTGTGGACATCTGCTATTCATCCTCAAGTATCCCAAGGATGCTAAGAGATCTGTTATCAGCCAAGAAAACTATTTCATTTGAAGAATGTGTTGCACAAATGTACATATTTCTATCACTGGGAGGGACTGAAtgtctacttttagccataatggCCTATGATCGTTATATTGCAATTTGTTACCCATTACATTATACCTCAATAATTTCCAAAACTACATGTATCAAAATAGCTGCAGCTGCGTGGGTTTGTCCATTTCTTTTATCTAATTTTCATGTTACACTTACATGGAGCGTGGATCTTTGTGGACATAACAGAGTTAACCATTTTATGTGTGAAGTGCCAGAAGTCTTATCATTAGCATGTGGAAATGTAACAGTTGTTGAATCTGTGGTTTTTGCAGTTGGCGTCCTCTTTTTAATCGTACCAGTCAGTTTCATTACCATAACATACATTAACATAATAAGAGCCATTTTAAAGATAAGTACATTTTCAGGACGAAAAAAGGCCTTTTCGACTTGTGGCTCTCATATAATTGTTGTGACTTTATTCTACGGGTCATCTATGGCTGCTTATTTGAAGCCTCAATCTGAGTCATCACCTGATGCCAACAAGCACTTTGCATTGTTTTATTCTATAGTCACACCGCTGTTGAATCCGCTGGTTTAtacgctgagaaataatgaagttAAATCAGCTCTGAAGGTTTCTTGGCACAAGCTATGGAAGATAGTTCATACTTCAATACATCACCCTCACAAGCCTTAA